The region TTTATTGTGGTTCTATACTATGTACTATAAACTATGCatgtaggcaatgaataacattattTTAAAGTAACCTCCAAAATTAGAaaaaaacaggcctgattctgaaaaagCACCCACGCCTTTTCCACCATTTTAGACAGGAATAAACtgctgatctaagcacactgTATTGTATGTAGCAACTAATCaagcagctagctactaaaTATAACTTGAAACTGCAACACAATTAAGTCATAGACCCTcaatgttacatgtacatgtatgtctgaTTCTGGGAGcatgctatgtacatgtaatatggGATCTTCATAGACTTCCTACCAGAGACTGCAGTCAGCTCTTGGCCAGATAGCAAAGCAACCTGTTCCTTGGAGATAATTCAGCTGCCTCTGATAACCTGCAGGTTAAATAGTCATTAGGAAAACAGTGCAAATAAAATAAACAAAGCGAACAAACAAAATATTTTGGCACTCTGCACACCTGTCATAATATTGTTCCTGATTTTGACCTCTAGGAAGTCCTGTAGTTGCCCGGTGGACTGGAGATAGCCGGCAACCACCCAGTTGACAGCTGTCCTCACCAGGTTCTGCTCACCACATCCTGAGGGGAGAACCAGGAGGCGGTCCAGGTCGGGAGGAGACATCAGGTCAcctgtggggtgtgtgtgtgtggtgtgtgtgtgtgtgtgtggtgtgggcgtgtggacAAGAGTTGCATCAaaaaccttataattatgtaagcaAGTCTTCACGGCTATCCACACCTCAAcgtgcatgtacgtaccagTGACTGCTATTCTCGCTGAAGCAGAGCCCGAAATCACACAGTTGGGTAGACTATAGTTGAAACAATACCGTCCCTGCCCAGCACCTACAGGCGTACGTACATCAGAACAATCATGTAAATCACAAACACTATAATGCACTACACCACTTGCCTTCAGCGAATACGTTCTCGGTAATGTCGAATTTATCACAACCAGGCTGTAGCAAACGCAGTCAAATTAATATGCAACCTATAACACTTGATCTACTGTACCTTAACAAAGAGAGGCTTCCTGACAACATCTGTCTCCCCTTCGTCGGTAACTGCGGAGATGGTGACTTGCAGCTGTCCAATTGCTCGTGGGTGGAGCTTGAATGAGAATGACCCACCCTCCCCTCTGGTCAGCGTGAGTCGACCACTGGTGGGCAGGGACAGGTCCCGTACGTCCAGGTCATCATCCACAGTCACACTGATGGTGACCTGCAAAGGTGGACCAAGATGGCCACCCAGGGTACACAAAGTCCTTTAGTTTCATATCAATACAGAAACGGTACATTTTACGTAACATCTGTAATACGGAGTTATGCGTAAAATGGATGATTATGAATTGAGTACGACCGCCAAAATATCAGCTCTGTAGTTATTCCGCAGCTTTAATTATCACATTGTGTACTCAGgtagtacatacatacatacactgtacataaagAGCAAGCATTGGCAGGAGCCACGGTTATAGGGGCCCTGGGGGGGTGTATAGCTTACCACTGTGGAAGCCCTGAGGCCAAAGAAGAAGACAAGTGGAGTGATGGTGACAGACTCTCCAAAGTTGATGCTGAAGGGAAGTTCGAGAGAGACAAAGAATGGTTTGGAGACAGTGATCTGTGACTGCCGTGAGATTCCCAGACCAGCTGTCTTGCTCAGAGAGAAGGCCTCACCAAACCAGGTGGTGATGGTGTCCGGGGCAACAGAGTTGATGATGGCATTACCCTCAGCACTGcaccatgtgtgtgtgtgtgggtgtgggtggtgtgtgtgtgtgtgtgtgtgtgtgtgtgtgtgtgtgtgtgtgtgtgtgtgcgtgcgtgcgtgcgtgcgtgcgtgcgtgcgtgcgtgcgtgcgtgcgtgcgtgcgtgcgtgcgtgcgtgcgtgcgtgcgtgtgtgtgtatttattgCTTGTTTGCATACATAAGCTTATATCTTAATAAGGAGCACATAATTAATCATTTACTTTTAGGAATATacaatcattattattttctcCTTTAACATTCAAgagtgcatacagtgtttcAGACCAGTAGtacacacagtcatgcatgcatagatctAGTACTGACTCTGCCTTGAGTAGTTGGAAGATCCAGCTCTCAGGGAAGAACACGCGAGCAGCCTCTTCCTCAGTCTCCACTGGTGAGGGAACAATACTCTCTACTCGATCATCTGTCACGACCACAGCTGGTCCCTCAGGGCCGGGGATTCTAGAGAACAAGTAGTCAGCTGCATGAGAGggaacaacacacacatgttAATGAAGCACATTGCTATATTGAGTCATACTTCCACAAAACGTTTGAATAGGATAATATAATAGTCTTGTTTTTGTAAAATTGCTAGATTTTAACCAATCACATAacatgtatctaagcacaACACTGGAacggtaattctgagagctattgaatgcatcaatcagtttgaaattggacaatctgaacacaaattacaggCTCTCAAAAGGTATAGCTATCGTAACAGCTGTGAAGTATGAAAACAATACCAATAGTGTTATATAGTGTAGTATACTCACGAACAAAGGGTCGAGGTGGTGGTCTGGGTGGAGCTGGTGGGTTGGGTCGGAACATGTTTGAATACAGACTCACTCCGGctgcctatacatgtatacagtgcaaACACGATACAATAATATAATTGATTGCAACACTGCCACAGGTAGCTATAGTTACAGAGTATCCTACAGTAGCTCACGTTGAGTATGCTGTTGATGCTGACGGACGTTGGCTCAGAGCAGCTGTCTGGACAGCACCTCCCCTCAGTGGCCGTATTACAAGTGCTGCCTCCAGACAGAGACCCTCTGGTTAGCTCACGCAAGAGCCGACACACCTGCAGAGGAGAGAAAAACCCCCATCACATCATGACTAATCTAGAAAActttaataccgtatagcgggtaattttcatgtgaACTACCAAGTTTAATATTTCGTattctaaatattcgtacagctcagaatggtgACTTAGAGGATGATGCTCTTACAACACAAAAATACAAACATTCCACCATACAAATAACCTGGTATAcctacacacaatacacacaatacTTATCCATGCATGGGCACCTCTCAATCTAGCATGTAGTCAGTACCAGTCTCTGTGCCAGATACTGCATGAGACACGTAGTTACGTATCTCCATGCTGACTAGATCTGGTTAACcattattaccgtatagcaggtaattttcatagggtaaaatattcgttattttcgtgggcaaacTGACCTcaacgaaattttaacgtaggcgtggcttaccggaacatAGGAATGCAATGCAGGCACGAGACTaaaaacgaaatttttactcacaaaaaccaccgtttctcgagttgaacgaatttttaccccacaaaacgGCATAAGGAACCTGGATgtattgcaaagattctgcaaaactcTATAAAAGAACAGGTGTGCATTTCTTGTTTTGCTTTTATTTACAATGTAGGCCTCACCCATAAGGGAAGTATTGGCCTCCCAAAAATTCTTTAGATTGGATCCACTGCATTGAATGTAGCTCTAACTAGCTCTGTGTAAGAGGCACCCTTTTATAACATGACATGGTACAAGTTTTTTGTGGTTCTATAAACTATGCATGTAGACAATGAATAACATGCAACCTCCAAATtggaaaacaaacaaactaactAAGCTAACAGCTGTGTAATTCGAGGCCTGTTTCGAGCCTGCACATTCAGTTCCTATTAATCAAGGAAATAAGTTTGCAAAACGTTGCTTTAAAATTGGTCAAAAAGCATAAGTTTATGCTCGCATAATTATCTTATTTACACTAGGATATCTCACATTGTCCTTCTCCAGTGACTTGCATGCCTCGGCCAGTAGAGAGAGACTCTTGTCTACCACACTCACGAGGACCACAGACCCAGGCTCTGTGACTGTCCTCACTGACACTGGTGTACCTGGCTCCACGATGTCTCCACTGAAGGAGAGGTGAACCTAACAACAGAGAATAAAGATGAAGCAAAGCAAGAAAGTTATGAGCCATGTATCTACACagatatacagtacatgtatgaaatTCTGAGAGGCTGTTACAGTATCAGGAAACAAGTAAGtcaatacatgtaggtattatATGAGCCTAACTCTTCAGTATGGCAGCAACCCCCTGCAAACTCTCAAAGCAAACTCACAATAACAGCATGTCTAACAAATTCTAAGTCAGCTAATTTCAtgctgtgtgtgggtatggAGATAATCTGATCGACTAGCTCACATCATTTTTCAGATCACAGGCGACCGTTAGCTCAATCAAGTCTGCCACCAACTCTCCATCCTCACGAGCAAACAGTCCGAGAACTTTAACCTTTGGTACCATTTCGTGGGTGACTCGGAATGAAACTGTTGCCGTGGTGACGCCTCCACGTTCCAGTTCAAAGGTGTGCTCCTGAATGCTACCTTGAGCAATCACCTAGGAGGTAcagtattttgtcaaaaacaggcccaaaaaatagacttttaattttaatacattccaagctttcagaaaatcataaaattaacgttattggaccaacgaaagtgaagttatggccgttcaaagaagCTTCCTTTAATGCGTACAATATTTACTTACCAGGAGATGAAGGTAGGTGAACGGAACTGTTGATTCAGCAAAAATGTCAACTCTGGAATTAGGCTGCAGAgaatcaaataattatatgtagtgAGCAAATGGAGAGCTAGAGCCCTTTTTATCAGTATTTATAACTTGATAATTTGCAGGCTATGGGATTTtgagtataaattattataacatgAGAGGATAGCTGGATGGTGGGGACAGAGACACTGCTTGCGGTGGTTAGTGACGTACCCTGGGGCTGGTGACAGAGACATCAGTGAGCTGCAGGAACGAGCGTGTGGGGGAGAAGACAGGAGAGGGAGAGAAGCACTCTTGCTCTACAGCACACGCACCAGCAAACCCTTCAGATGGTCTCATCTGCATGAGAAACAACCAGAAGCTATCATAATAGCATACAAGGAACAGGCTATAGACTTGTGTGTTCTTAGGAGGCAATTTAGAAgagactgtatatatactcacaGTACAATTTGAACAAGGCTAGAATTCACCAATTTTGACATGGAACTCACCGAGATTTTCATGCAGTTAGTGTCCAGAGGCACGCTGATGACAGCATTGATAGCTCCGCCCACACTCGTGATGACATCATTAAATATGACGTTTGCCCCGTTGTTAGTGGCCACATGAACTGTCACGCCCACTCCGTTGGCAAGGGAACCATCACCGAGCGAGGCAAGGGCCTGCACAgttaagcacacacacacaggattaCAAATGTGTATTTTAAATGAAGGGGGAACGACTAATGCCTGCATGCACGCTACAATGTACGTGCAAGAATTCTGTTACACATTTCACTATGCATAAACGTACAATGTTCAATGCAATAATGTGCTTAATTTATAGTTCTAGACTAAGTGAGTGAAACCTAAGAACTAGTCCATACAGTCACTATGTCTATGCATGCACTCGAAGCTTCATGCCTTAGCCTATACAAGTACCAGGTATGAGCAtgtgatgtcatgtgacttaCCTTGAGTGTGTAGTTGAGACCAGGCCTGAAGATCTTGGAGTTGTCCTCCGCAAACTTGACATCAATTGGACTGAAAACGAGAGGGATAACTGTTGATTCAGCAATCTTAGTGCCCCGCCCAGCCTCCTCGACTTCAGCTGTGAGTTTAATGGAGGACTTGACACAGAATGGATCGTAACGATACCGCACCATATCGTGGTACCCCTCTGAGGGGATACTGATCACTGCACGGCCGTTGACCTGTGTGTgattatatacaatgtcatcTTATTGGAGTGTAGCTGAATCATGAGAAATGATAGCTATAATCAATGAACTGGCCTTTAGTAGATACACGTACAGTCCTAGAGTACAGTTACCACCATTTGTATAGCCTATCCTTACTTCACTGTTTTGTTGGAAGCTACTCTGTACAcaccaaccacacacacacacacccacacaaagattctgcaaaactcAGTAAAAGAACAGGACTGGtgaatttcttgttttgctTTTATTTACAATGTAGGCCTCACCCATAAGGGAAGTATTGGCCTCCCAAAAATTTGTTAGATTGGATCCACTGCGTTGAAGGTAGCTCTAACTAGCTCTGTGTAAGAGGCACCCTTTTATAACATGACATGGTACAAGTTTTTTGTGGTTCTATAAACTATGCATGTAGACAATGAACCTCTAAATTGGCAAACTAACTGCTGTATAATTCGAGCCTGCACATTCAGTTCCTATTAATCAAGGAAATAAGTTTGCAAAACGTTGCTTTAAAATTGGTCAAAAAGCATAAGTTTATGCTCGCATAATTATCTTATTTGCACTAGGATATCTCTTCTCCAGTGACTTACATGCCTCGGCCAGTAGAGAGAGACTCTTGtctaccacacccacacacacacacacacacccacaccacatgcacacacaactacacccacaccccacacaaacacacacactcaccagtgGGACGGTCTTGTCGTGGAAGGGCAGTGACTCTCGTCTAGAGCTGGCCTCGAGTGTGGCGTTGAGTTTGACCCTCCCTTGCACATTCTCTCCAAACACGTACCTTGCCCTCACAGTCACCTGGATGTCCTCCTCTCTCTCCAACTGTCCAGGGGAGTCAAGACTCACCTCAAACCGTGGCAACACTGTAACCATGGAGAAATACAACCATTGCCAAATATGACCATGACAAAACTGTGTAATTCTCTCACTCTTTTGCACGCAAATAGTGACCTCACGTACTGTTGTACGGCAAACTACTTTACAGCTACTCTGTCTATACACAGCTGTGGGTAGACCTACCGAATTCGTCTACTTTGAACGAGCAGCTGGCAAAGGGTGCTGTGTAGAATGCCTGACACCCTCCCCTCTCCTGGGGCACCTGTGCATTGCCATAGTAACCAGTGGATGCTAGGTGGTTTAATGTCGCTGACAAACCTTGAAGTTGACATCGATCCTCCAAGCACCAAAGTTGAGCTCCTCCGCCAGTGGAAAGTCCAAACACTTGAGATCTGCATGCAAGCATAGAGAAACAGTGACTACTCTATGGCCATTGTTGATACTAGAGTATAACATGGAATCTGAATATTTCATGTTCTATAGACACATCTTTCACTGTGTGCTATGGTGGAATGGTATCATTGGTGGATTGAATAAGAAATTGCAATCAGTTTGGGTGAAGGTAGAGACAGTGAAAGGGATAGGCCGGAGACAActaacaaaaacaaaaaattaaaGCAGACAGTACAATAACTATGCTATGGAGTATAAGTCAGTACTACATATTGAGGCAGAGTGATATATAGTTTGGGTGAAATAGGTAGGTGTAGGTACgtgggtgtacatgtagccatagGTACGTAGGTGTAAGTACGTGGGTGTAGGTACgtgggtgtacatgtagccatagGTACGTAGGTGTAGGTACGTGGGTGTAGGTATCATATGTAGGTGATTGCTAAGTGATGGAGGAAATGACCACACTCATCACACCTGGTCACTGGAGCCACTCAGTCTCTCAGGACATTAACCAACTCTGTGTAGtggtctagctagctactaattAGTTAAAGACAGACACAACAAAACAAGCAATCAGTAATGGAGGTAATGGAAGGTAAAACACTGACATGGTATCTGCCAGTTAGCTAATGGAAAATTCATCTGTTGGAATCTACTGAGAGCCAAATGGCTTATTTTAAATTTGCACTtgtcataaaattattataccaaGCAAACCACATTTTTGTTGCCAACATTGCAAGCTAGCCACTCACCTCCAGCTGGAATGGTGACAGTGTCAAGCTTGAGGATTTGCTTGAACTTTGCATCCTGCAATAACCATGATACTGGGCATCACATGAGTGAGGTGTACACTTACCCTGATCCTAACAGTCACCTGTATGATGGAGAGAATAGGGGATATGGTTTAAACAGTACGAGTGGCTCTATAATAGTGAGCAATTGCTTACATCAGCATTGTCAGTATGGGGCTTGAGAGTCTTGTCCAGAAAGGCCAAAcaaaagctgactgtgtgtgtgtgtgtgtgtgtgtgtgtgtgtgtgtgtgtgtgtgtgtgtgtgtgtgtgtgtgtgtgcgtgtgcgtggatgggtgtgtgtgtgaggagtagGTACAATGCTAGCAACAATCTAGCAAGGCTATAGCAACAATCTATAGAGTAATAGCTTGCCTTGTGGCTTAAGAGGGACAACTTATCTAGTAACAGCCCAACCAACCAACGTACCTTTCTGGGATGGCTTGTAGATCGGTTTGTCTGTCTTGACAAGGAGGAAACCAAATGAGTTAGTGGAGAAGGACAGCTGTCGCCGTGAGTAGTAGGTCACCTCTCCATCGTGAGAGCTAACAGTGATGAAGTATCTCCGAAGCTGCAGCTGGCTAATCGAAGGCATCTGGAAATAGTATTTAGTGAACTTTGGGCTggataaaaataattatttaacgAGCATGCCTTGTGCTCTGGAATGAAATTACTTTGCTCAACAAAATAATAGCAAGCTTAATTAAAGTTtttctccataattatacttaaatCAGAATTGCACTCACTTACTTGTACATCCAACTTGACAGGCCGACCTGTAAAACGAGACAACGTAATTTTGTCGCAAATACTAGGCAGCTGCAACAAAtcaacacaacacaccaccTCTCTAAAACAACAACTCGTCACCTTGCCTGGTCTTGCCACTCACTGTGCTGAACACCTGGCCGTTGTTTTTGCAAGATCTCCTCCGCTCCTCACATGAGCAGTCCTCGTACGACACCGTTGCCGTGACATCAAACCGCTCGGGTGAGTAACTAGTGAAGGTGAGACTCTCCACTGCTCCAACATGGAAGACTTGAGGTGTGAATAGTTTGTGCCtgcaagggggggggggaactGATGtaatgcatgcactgtcaaGGGAATGGGAACACTTTGCAAAATGTTGTATttagtgtatatacatgcagcaacCAGAAATCAAAGGGTGATCGACAGATTTTTGAGGTGACAGATGGTATCAATTGTGGCATGTGGTAGTCAGTAAAAGATTCTAACTAATGCACTGTCATGAAATTTTGTTACTTGCAAATTAGGCCTCCATGGACACACTTGTGCATCTAGGAGAACCTTCCAAAAATTATAGTGTCAACAACAGACACCACTTCACTTGCTTGCTTGTGTTTAAATCTATTCAGGCCTCAGCTTTTATAGGCAAAGGCTTTATAAACCTTTTGTGGAGAGCACAAAAATGTCTATGAATAAtaatggttataattatagagtatgCAACTGGTACCCAGGGCAGGTTGTTAGGGCTCTATCTAGTGATAAGAGGGAAGCAGCTTCTCCTCTAATCCCACCATTACACAGCTTGTATATTAGACAACAAATGCAGCTAAATTGTATCTCTGAGAACCTAAACATTTTCCCGGGGAAGGACCGTTTAacagcaaataattataatttatgcatcAATACTGGAGATATATGCAGCAGCCAATGAGTGTGTTTCTTACGGAGGTACAGTACGATCGCCCTGAGAGCTCACGAGTGCAGAGAGATGAATGAGGACAATGACACCAATCATTGCCCGCAGCAACGTCATGGCTGAGACTGATTTGCTGAGTTCTAGTCATGGGCAAGAAATGACAACATTTTATATGCTGGTGCCTACAATTAATTGTTTTAACTCACCTTCTGTTTTCCTATTGCAGTAAATCTACAGCTCTTCCACGTACACATATCACTCAACGCTCTAAAATCTCCTTTTATGTAACATGCTGCTTTGCTTGTTAATTGACCCCgccgccccccccccccccccccatgccCAAGAGGCACAGGTAGGTGTGTCAACCACATGGAAAACAGTACAGCCCAGAGAAAATGGCCTTCTTTGATGACCCAAAGCTCCTGATAGCGCACATAAGACACTCCTTCATCACCAGTGATGACTCAGGTATGTACTGTACTCCAGCTAGCTCTACTGTCAAAAGCTAGGCTGCTAGGTACTATTAATATATTAAATAGACCAGTACTTGAgatagatgctttgtctagaaACTGAGTATTGCATTACACCATGCTATAGGCATGTGTGAGCTGATCATGATCAATGAGGATCTGGACAATGAAATTAAAAGTGATCACAAGTtctccaagaagagcttgagATTGCAACACAGATAGTAAGCCACACTATTAAAACACTGATACGATAATTTTACCTATCATACTTTTTCCTCTTTGTCTAGTAATCCGACTGAGAACTATCCCCGACATGCAGCCATGTCGTTTGATATTCACGCCAGCCCCACTCTCTCTCGTAGACCACCCCTCAAGGACAACAGGGACATGTTCGAAGTCATTGCCGAGCAAAGAAGGTAGACCCACAACTCCCccgcctacacacacacacacgcacacacacacacacacacacacacacaactcccccgcctacacgcacacacacacacacacagcttcaTAATGGTTCTTGTTGTGCAGGAAAAAGAAGTCGAGTCAAGTGCGGTCCATTGTATGGCAAGACACTAGCGTAGTCGGTAAGCTTAGACTGTCATGATAGGTGTAATATAATATCCATGTTTTGTAGCAATTCgtctactgtaacagtaacAGACGCTTTATTCGTTCTTTCCAACCTCTTCAGTGGACCACACCCTCTTTCCTCGGCAAGAGATCCCACAAAGGTCAAAGGACACCCAGCCCTCACGATTGGCACAGCTGCTGGCAGAATACAACAAACTATCGGCCAACCCTTACTTCGAATTCGGACGCTTCAATGGCGAGGTGAGTAATCAAAAGCTATAACTGTTAATGGCTACTGGCTACTATTCTTCTTCAGAATCATGGATTTGCTGTAGCCAACGTCTATCGCATTTTCTTGCCTATGTCTAAG is a window of Halichondria panicea chromosome 13, odHalPani1.1, whole genome shotgun sequence DNA encoding:
- the LOC135346822 gene encoding C3 and PZP-like alpha-2-macroglobulin domain-containing protein 8, with protein sequence MTLLRAMIGVIVLIHLSALVSSQGDRTVPPHKLFTPQVFHVGAVESLTFTSYSPERFDVTATVSYEDCSCEERRRSCKNNGQVFSTVSGKTRQGRPVKLDVQMPSISQLQLRRYFITVSSHDGEVTYYSRRQLSFSTNSFGFLLVKTDKPIYKPSQKVSFCLAFLDKTLKPHTDNADVTVRIRDAKFKQILKLDTVTIPAGDLKCLDFPLAEELNFGAWRIDVNFKVPQERGGCQAFYTAPFASCSFKVDEFVLPRFEVSLDSPGQLEREEDIQVTVRARYVFGENVQGRVKLNATLEASSRRESLPFHDKTVPLVNGRAVISIPSEGYHDMVRYRYDPFCVKSSIKLTAEVEEAGRGTKIAESTVIPLVFSPIDVKFAEDNSKIFRPGLNYTLKALASLGDGSLANGVGVTVHVATNNGANVIFNDVITSVGGAINAVISVPLDTNCMKISMRPSEGFAGACAVEQECFSPSPVFSPTRSFLQLTDVSVTSPRPNSRVDIFAESTVPFTYLHLLVIAQGSIQEHTFELERGGVTTATVSFRVTHEMVPKVKVLGLFAREDGELVADLIELTVACDLKNDVHLSFSGDIVEPGTPVSVRTVTEPGSVVLVSVVDKSLSLLAEACKSLEKDNVCRLLRELTRGSLSGGSTCNTATEGRCCPDSCSEPTSVSINSILNAAGVSLYSNMFRPNPPAPPRPPPRPFVPDYLFSRIPGPEGPAVVVTDDRVESIVPSPVETEEEAARVFFPESWIFQLLKADAEGNAIINSVAPDTITTWFGEAFSLSKTAGLGISRQSQITVSKPFFVSLELPFSINFGESVTITPLVFFFGLRASTVVTISVTVDDDLDVRDLSLPTSGRLTLTRGEGGSFSFKLHPRAIGQLQVTISAVTDEGETDVVRKPLFVKPGCDKFDITENVFAEGAGQGRYCFNYSLPNCVISGSASARIAVTGDLMSPPDLDRLLVLPSGCGEQNLVRTAVNWVVAGYLQSTGQLQDFLEVKIRNNIMTGYQRQLNYLQGTGCFAIWPRADCSLWLTAAVVDVFSGIVGYYDRQEPGTEIIDMSVINGALNYVINNQRKTGEIPIIGRVHSFSLFRTGGSISHTAFGIVALKQYLQTFPTSPNAVRTRNAVQNAQQYIENEFEEEAELCNYGLALSAYALQGTVPSKNTAVKNGLISALRSRITTSKTYPGTCFLCPGCPSDRPSTPQDGTDCSGRPRAEGSAACVETTAYALLALRQVEGENQFTVCLAQWLIRIRGDSGGFYSSQDTVIAMKALSGFAQDTFTRELNKIVTFDLPALTAAPLSITPGNRYERNTINVPSVPSDGNCVNWSGFGTVIIQSTLTYHGCSCCSDVRAFSLQLASERSDTPLGTLLTLSVRIRYLGGESSDMAIVDVEIPSGYLFSHHELADQIAGAELERFEPRGTSVVFYFNNVPGNLGTSFTVHFSRAFVVETPQQLPVTVYDYYDPGQSITDYYLPVSTSPLPPIGRPSLSTPPPPTRGVPGPSDLLE